A section of the Streptomyces sp. V3I8 genome encodes:
- a CDS encoding polysaccharide lyase family 1 protein, with amino-acid sequence MRTRIWHAHARASLVGCTALVLGLTGTLAHAHSPARPHARDLGRETLPAGDGWGSEGAGTTGGAAATAAQVHTVTTWAGFKAALQAGGDAPKIIKIRGVIDPVAEGCASFQAPGYDFDAYLEKYSPENWGLDTDLSGEPADSPEGLRAASAAAQDAAIKVNVPADTTIVGVGKGAGIRGGSLQIKGVDNVILRNLTIEAPLDCFPQWDPTDTDTGAWNSEYDAVVVYGSTHVWVDHNTLTDGRYPDGTLPTYFGRTYQQHDGLLDIVRGADHVTVSWNSVEDHDKTMLIGNSDSAGATDTGKLKVTLHHNRFEGVVERAPRVRFGQVDSYNNHFVVTEEQAYGYTFGVGASSQLYASDNAFSLPAGVSAAKTLKKWSEAPLTAENNYVNGRKTDLIAVHNAEIPAETLRSGAGWTPTLRTKVDPPRAVPGIVDGRAGAGKVR; translated from the coding sequence ATGCGTACTCGTATATGGCATGCTCACGCCAGGGCATCCCTCGTCGGATGCACCGCTCTCGTGCTCGGTCTCACCGGGACCCTCGCCCACGCCCACAGCCCTGCCCGGCCCCACGCCCGTGACCTCGGGCGCGAGACCCTTCCCGCCGGGGACGGGTGGGGGTCCGAAGGGGCCGGAACCACGGGCGGGGCCGCCGCCACCGCCGCGCAGGTCCACACCGTCACCACCTGGGCCGGGTTCAAGGCCGCGTTGCAGGCCGGCGGGGACGCACCGAAGATCATCAAGATCAGGGGTGTCATCGATCCGGTCGCCGAGGGGTGTGCGTCCTTCCAGGCTCCCGGCTACGACTTCGACGCCTACCTGGAGAAGTACTCGCCCGAGAACTGGGGCCTGGACACCGATCTGTCCGGGGAGCCCGCCGACAGTCCCGAAGGGCTGCGTGCCGCCTCCGCCGCCGCCCAGGACGCGGCCATCAAGGTGAACGTCCCGGCCGACACCACCATCGTCGGCGTCGGCAAGGGCGCCGGGATCAGAGGCGGCAGCCTGCAGATCAAGGGCGTCGACAACGTCATCCTGCGCAACCTCACCATCGAGGCGCCGCTGGACTGCTTCCCGCAGTGGGACCCGACCGACACCGACACCGGTGCCTGGAACTCCGAGTACGACGCGGTCGTGGTGTACGGCTCCACCCATGTGTGGGTCGACCACAACACCCTGACCGACGGCCGCTACCCGGACGGCACCCTGCCCACGTACTTCGGCCGGACCTACCAGCAGCACGACGGCCTGCTCGACATCGTGCGCGGCGCCGACCATGTGACGGTGTCCTGGAACTCGGTCGAGGACCACGACAAGACCATGCTGATCGGCAACAGCGACAGCGCCGGAGCGACCGACACCGGCAAGCTCAAGGTCACCCTCCACCACAACAGGTTCGAGGGCGTCGTCGAGCGCGCGCCGCGAGTCCGCTTCGGGCAGGTCGACTCGTACAACAACCACTTCGTGGTGACCGAGGAGCAGGCGTACGGCTACACCTTCGGCGTCGGCGCCTCCTCGCAGCTGTACGCCTCGGACAACGCGTTCTCGCTGCCGGCCGGCGTCAGCGCCGCCAAGACCCTGAAGAAGTGGAGCGAGGCACCGCTCACGGCCGAGAACAACTACGTCAACGGCAGGAAGACCGACCTCATCGCCGTCCACAACGCGGAGATCCCCGCGGAGACCCTCCGGTCGGGTGCCGGGTGGACACCCACCCTGCGCACGAAGGTCGACCCGCCGCGTGCCGTGCCGGGCATCGTCGACGGCCGCGCGGGCGCCGGAAAGGTCCGCTGA
- a CDS encoding SigE family RNA polymerase sigma factor, with protein sequence MGTVVDDAASVEFRDFFERHYVELARLARLLTGEPDAADDLAADALLALWHRWDRVRAADHPVAYARGVVANMARSRIRSAVRERRRITLFWSQREDRTENPDVPGMVDVQEALRRLPFRKRACVVLRHSFDLSEKDTALALGVSVGTVKSQTSKGMAELQRLLGSQEAPRRVHAAALRAGGAAGRGR encoded by the coding sequence GTGGGCACTGTCGTCGACGACGCCGCCTCCGTGGAGTTCCGCGACTTCTTCGAGCGGCACTACGTCGAACTGGCGCGCCTGGCCCGCCTGCTGACGGGTGAGCCGGACGCGGCCGACGACCTCGCGGCGGACGCCCTGCTCGCGCTGTGGCACCGCTGGGACCGGGTACGGGCGGCGGACCACCCGGTGGCGTACGCGCGCGGTGTGGTCGCCAACATGGCCCGCAGCCGGATCCGCAGCGCGGTGCGCGAACGCAGACGGATCACGCTGTTCTGGTCGCAGCGTGAGGACAGGACGGAGAACCCCGACGTCCCCGGCATGGTCGATGTCCAGGAGGCCCTGCGCAGGCTGCCGTTCCGCAAGCGGGCGTGCGTGGTCCTGCGCCACTCCTTCGACCTCTCGGAGAAGGACACCGCGCTCGCCCTCGGTGTCTCGGTGGGTACCGTGAAGAGCCAGACGTCGAAGGGCATGGCGGAGCTGCAGCGGCTGCTGGGGTCCCAGGAGGCGCCGCGGCGGGTGCACGCGGCGGCGCTGCGGGCCGGCGGGGCCGCGGGGAGGGGGCGATGA
- a CDS encoding glycoside hydrolase 43 family protein has product MSGQGIPAFTADLGDGTYRNPVLDADWSDPDLLRVGDDYYLTASSFGRAPGLPLLHSRDLVNWTLVGHALHRLEPADEFATPRHDCGVWAPALRYHDDRFWIFWGDPDHGVYQINAPGIRGPWTAPHLLKAGKGLIDACPLWDEESGEAYLVHGWAKSRSGIKNRLTGHRMRPDATGLLDEGKVIVDGDRIPGWFTLEGPKLYRHDGWFWIFAPAGGVETGWQGAFRSRGFFGPYEERVVLEQGDTDVNGPHQGGWVSTPSGEHWFAHFQHKGAYGRVVHLQPMRWGTDGWPVIGDRGTPVAVHRKPDLPRQPLSAPATDDDFPGGRYGRQWSWTANRQDGWATQHSGDGLRLTCVRSADAHDLRRLPGVLTQRLPGRHCTVEVGLRLDADQPGARAGLAVLGDAFGWIGLERGADGTVHLVHRFAESVADRERDAAHPRMAPQGRVRLRIEAGAGARCRFSCDLGTGSGWEPSGQVFAATPWRWVGALLGLFGVAPAGAGHAGSATFTQFRITGRRAVGGTGRTAAPPA; this is encoded by the coding sequence GGGCCCCGGGCCTGCCGCTGCTGCACTCCCGCGACCTGGTCAACTGGACCCTCGTCGGCCACGCCCTGCACCGCCTGGAGCCGGCGGACGAGTTCGCCACGCCGCGGCACGACTGCGGCGTCTGGGCGCCGGCGCTGCGGTACCACGACGACCGGTTCTGGATCTTCTGGGGCGACCCCGACCACGGCGTCTACCAGATCAACGCCCCCGGGATACGCGGCCCCTGGACCGCCCCGCACCTCCTCAAGGCCGGCAAGGGGCTCATCGACGCCTGCCCGCTGTGGGACGAGGAGAGCGGCGAGGCCTACCTCGTGCACGGCTGGGCCAAGTCCCGCTCCGGCATCAAGAACCGGCTCACCGGCCACCGGATGCGGCCCGACGCCACCGGCCTGCTCGACGAGGGCAAGGTGATCGTGGACGGCGACCGCATCCCCGGCTGGTTCACGCTGGAGGGGCCGAAGCTGTACCGGCACGACGGCTGGTTCTGGATCTTCGCCCCGGCGGGCGGGGTCGAGACCGGCTGGCAGGGCGCCTTCCGCTCGCGCGGCTTCTTCGGGCCGTACGAGGAGAGGGTCGTCCTGGAGCAGGGCGACACCGACGTCAACGGGCCCCACCAGGGCGGTTGGGTGAGCACCCCGTCCGGCGAGCACTGGTTCGCGCACTTCCAGCACAAGGGCGCGTACGGAAGGGTCGTCCACCTCCAGCCGATGCGCTGGGGCACCGACGGCTGGCCGGTCATCGGCGACCGGGGCACCCCCGTCGCCGTGCACCGCAAGCCCGACCTGCCGCGGCAGCCGCTCTCCGCGCCCGCCACCGACGACGACTTCCCCGGCGGGCGGTACGGGCGGCAGTGGTCGTGGACCGCCAACCGGCAGGACGGCTGGGCGACCCAGCACTCCGGCGACGGGCTGCGGCTGACCTGTGTACGGTCGGCGGACGCGCATGACCTGCGCAGGCTGCCGGGCGTGCTCACCCAGCGGCTGCCCGGCAGGCACTGCACCGTCGAGGTCGGGCTGCGGCTCGACGCCGACCAGCCGGGCGCGCGGGCCGGACTCGCCGTCCTCGGCGACGCGTTCGGCTGGATCGGGCTCGAACGGGGGGCCGACGGGACGGTCCACCTCGTGCACCGGTTCGCCGAGTCGGTCGCGGACCGGGAGCGGGACGCCGCCCATCCGCGGATGGCCCCCCAGGGACGGGTCCGGCTGCGGATCGAGGCCGGCGCGGGGGCGCGCTGCCGGTTCTCCTGCGACCTGGGCACCGGCAGCGGCTGGGAGCCCTCCGGGCAGGTCTTCGCCGCCACTCCCTGGCGCTGGGTCGGTGCCCTGCTCGGCCTCTTCGGGGTCGCGCCGGCCGGCGCGGGACACGCCGGATCGGCCACGTTCACGCAGTTCCGGATCACCGGCCGCCGCGCTGTCGGCGGGACCGGCCGCACCGCCGCGCCACCTGCCTGA
- a CDS encoding rhamnogalacturonan acetylesterase has protein sequence MSLTRRQVTTAALAGVPLAVAGTGPAVAAASARPHGRTLFIAGDSTAAQKYADAAPETGWGMALPFFLRERLTVANHAVNGRSSKSFVDEGRLDAVLAAVRPGDLLLVQFGHNDSKAADPTRYTEPWTTYQDYLRQYVDGARARGVRPVLATSVERRKFDADGNAVPTHGEYPAAMKALAAEEGVALLDVQALSIALWQELGVEETKKFFNWTDVEQDNTHFNPPGAVAVARMVARESVRRRVLGARDVRRLDEVIPESWISWPEP, from the coding sequence ATGAGCCTCACCCGTAGACAGGTCACCACCGCGGCGCTCGCCGGCGTTCCGCTCGCCGTGGCGGGGACGGGACCCGCCGTCGCCGCCGCCTCGGCGCGGCCCCACGGGCGCACGCTCTTCATCGCCGGCGATTCCACCGCCGCCCAGAAGTACGCCGACGCCGCGCCCGAGACCGGGTGGGGCATGGCCCTCCCGTTCTTCCTGCGCGAGCGGCTCACCGTCGCCAACCACGCCGTGAACGGCCGGAGTTCGAAGAGCTTCGTCGACGAAGGGCGGCTCGACGCCGTGCTCGCCGCCGTCCGGCCCGGCGACCTCCTGCTGGTCCAGTTCGGGCACAACGACTCCAAGGCCGCCGACCCCACGCGCTACACCGAGCCGTGGACGACCTACCAGGACTATCTCCGGCAGTACGTCGACGGGGCGCGGGCGCGGGGGGTCCGGCCGGTGCTGGCCACGTCCGTGGAGCGGCGGAAGTTCGACGCCGACGGGAACGCCGTGCCGACGCACGGCGAGTATCCGGCGGCCATGAAGGCCCTCGCCGCGGAGGAGGGGGTGGCTCTCCTCGACGTCCAGGCCCTGTCCATCGCGTTGTGGCAGGAGCTGGGGGTCGAGGAGACGAAGAAGTTCTTCAACTGGACCGACGTCGAACAGGACAACACGCACTTCAATCCGCCGGGGGCCGTCGCCGTGGCCCGGATGGTGGCGCGGGAGTCGGTGCGGCGCAGGGTGCTCGGGGCCCGGGACGTCCGGCGGCTGGACGAGGTGATCCCCGAGTCCTGGATCAGCTGGCCCGAACCGTAG
- a CDS encoding NCS2 family permease, which produces MSRTQQVEDRPGAGRPPANGVDRFFRISARGSTVGREVRGGFATFFTMAYILVLNPIVLSGAEDKFGERLDSVQLVTATALVAAVMTIVMGIGGNLPLALAAGLGLNAVVAFQIAPLMSWDDAMGLVVLEGLLICVLVMTGLREAVMHAIPQPLKQAISVGIGLFIAFIGFVDAGFVTRVPDAAGTTVPVQLGGTGTLSGWPVLVFCLGVLLTIGLLARKVRGAILIGIVTMTAVAIVVDELADVGSWGLTTPRVPDDVVASPDFGLLGDFSLFGAFGQVSAITVVLLVFTLILSDFFDTMGTVVGVSAEAGLLDEEGRVPNLGRVLLIDGAAAVAGGASSASSATSYIESAAGVGEEARTGFANLVTGGLFACALFLTPLLTIVPMQAAAPALVAVGFLMMTQVKNIDWDRYEVALPAFLTIAVMPFTYSITNGIGAGFLAYVTIQAVLGRAKEIHWLLWGTAALFLVYFAIDPLEQLLGVR; this is translated from the coding sequence ATGTCCCGAACACAGCAGGTGGAAGACCGGCCGGGCGCCGGACGGCCCCCGGCGAACGGTGTCGACCGGTTCTTCAGGATCTCGGCACGGGGGTCCACCGTCGGCCGGGAGGTGCGGGGCGGCTTCGCCACGTTCTTCACGATGGCCTACATCCTTGTCCTGAACCCCATCGTCCTCAGCGGCGCCGAGGACAAGTTCGGCGAGCGGCTCGACAGCGTGCAACTGGTCACCGCCACCGCCCTGGTGGCCGCGGTGATGACGATCGTCATGGGGATCGGCGGCAACCTGCCGCTGGCGCTCGCCGCCGGTCTCGGCCTCAACGCCGTCGTCGCCTTCCAGATCGCCCCGCTGATGAGCTGGGACGACGCGATGGGCCTCGTCGTCCTCGAAGGCCTGCTGATCTGCGTCCTGGTGATGACCGGGCTGCGTGAGGCCGTCATGCACGCGATACCGCAACCGCTGAAGCAGGCGATCAGCGTCGGCATCGGGCTGTTCATCGCGTTCATCGGCTTCGTCGACGCCGGGTTCGTGACACGCGTCCCGGACGCGGCCGGCACCACCGTGCCGGTGCAGCTGGGCGGCACGGGCACCCTGTCCGGCTGGCCGGTCCTGGTGTTCTGTCTCGGGGTGCTGCTGACCATCGGGCTGCTCGCGCGCAAGGTCAGGGGCGCGATCCTGATCGGCATCGTCACCATGACGGCCGTCGCGATCGTCGTCGACGAGCTCGCCGACGTCGGGAGCTGGGGCCTGACCACGCCCCGGGTGCCGGACGACGTGGTGGCGTCGCCCGACTTCGGGCTGCTCGGGGACTTCAGCCTGTTCGGCGCGTTCGGTCAGGTGAGCGCGATCACCGTCGTGCTGCTCGTCTTCACGCTGATCCTGTCGGACTTCTTCGACACCATGGGCACCGTCGTCGGCGTCAGCGCGGAGGCGGGGCTGCTGGACGAGGAGGGCAGGGTGCCGAACCTCGGCCGCGTCCTGCTCATCGACGGAGCCGCGGCGGTGGCCGGCGGGGCGTCGTCCGCGTCGTCGGCCACCTCGTACATCGAGTCGGCGGCGGGGGTGGGGGAGGAGGCCCGTACCGGGTTCGCGAACCTGGTCACGGGCGGGCTGTTCGCCTGCGCGCTCTTCCTCACGCCGCTGCTGACCATCGTGCCGATGCAGGCGGCGGCACCGGCGCTCGTCGCGGTCGGGTTCCTGATGATGACGCAGGTCAAGAACATCGACTGGGACCGGTACGAGGTCGCCCTCCCGGCGTTCCTGACGATCGCGGTGATGCCGTTCACGTACTCGATCACGAACGGCATCGGCGCCGGCTTCCTGGCCTACGTCACCATCCAGGCGGTACTGGGCAGGGCGAAGGAGATCCACTGGCTGCTGTGGGGCACGGCGGCCCTGTTCCTGGTCTACTTCGCCATCGACCCCCTGGAACAACTCCTGGGAGTCCGGTGA
- a CDS encoding pectinesterase family protein, which produces MASPTATGGNGNGNGRRSFVLAGVGAALALGAGGNAHARGRSPFGRYGSPSVRLHGRTLYVHPGGLGDHTTLQAAVTAAGAGGQDGQGGHTLVVAPGTYRETVAVGADRTGMTWLGASEDARDVVVVYDNANGTPRPGGGTYGTSGSATTTVQADGFTARHITFANDWLRADHPGTTGTQAVAIKVQGDRSAFHHCRFLGHQDTLYADTTALGVLARQYFTHCYVEGDVDFVFGRATAVFEHCHFRTLDRTDLTTAPYGFVFAPSTAAAAPHGYLVTGSRVTSGAPDAFYKLARPWVPSSDPTARPMLTVRGTRLGPGIDAVEPYATMSAAHPWQDQRFAEYRNSGPGAEITVAANRPQLTRAEAASHTRRTYLGDWRPHEQGD; this is translated from the coding sequence ATGGCCTCGCCGACAGCGACCGGCGGCAACGGCAACGGCAACGGCAGACGGTCCTTCGTGCTCGCGGGCGTCGGGGCCGCGCTCGCGCTCGGCGCCGGCGGGAACGCCCACGCACGCGGGCGTTCCCCCTTCGGACGGTACGGTTCGCCCTCGGTCCGGCTCCACGGACGGACCCTGTACGTCCACCCCGGCGGCCTCGGCGACCACACCACGCTGCAGGCCGCGGTGACCGCCGCGGGTGCGGGCGGACAGGACGGGCAGGGCGGACACACCCTGGTCGTCGCGCCGGGAACGTACCGCGAGACGGTCGCCGTCGGTGCCGACCGTACGGGGATGACCTGGCTCGGCGCCTCCGAGGACGCGCGTGACGTCGTCGTCGTGTACGACAACGCCAACGGCACCCCCAGGCCCGGCGGCGGCACCTACGGCACGAGCGGCTCGGCCACCACCACCGTGCAGGCCGACGGGTTCACCGCCCGGCACATCACCTTCGCCAACGACTGGCTGCGTGCCGACCACCCCGGGACCACCGGGACGCAGGCCGTCGCGATCAAGGTGCAGGGCGACCGGTCGGCGTTCCACCACTGCCGGTTCCTGGGCCACCAGGACACGCTGTACGCCGACACCACGGCCCTCGGCGTCCTCGCCCGGCAGTACTTCACGCACTGTTACGTCGAAGGGGACGTGGACTTCGTGTTCGGGCGGGCCACCGCCGTGTTCGAGCACTGCCACTTCCGCACCCTGGACCGGACGGACCTCACCACGGCCCCGTACGGCTTCGTCTTCGCGCCCTCGACCGCGGCCGCCGCTCCGCACGGCTACCTGGTGACGGGCAGCCGGGTGACGAGCGGAGCGCCGGACGCCTTCTACAAGCTGGCCCGGCCCTGGGTGCCCAGCTCCGACCCCACCGCGCGGCCCATGCTGACCGTACGCGGGACCCGCCTGGGCCCCGGGATCGACGCGGTGGAGCCGTACGCCACCATGTCGGCCGCCCACCCGTGGCAGGACCAGCGGTTCGCCGAGTACCGCAACAGCGGGCCGGGCGCCGAGATCACCGTCGCCGCGAACCGGCCCCAGCTCACACGTGCCGAGGCCGCCTCGCACACCCGCAGGACGTATCTCGGCGACTGGAGGCCGCATGAGCAGGGGGACTGA
- a CDS encoding dienelactone hydrolase family protein, with the protein MSRGTERSPLGRRGFVTGAGAAALFGAAGAGADASTAHAAQAAGVVEGSLPDFHPLLKDELRFPLAWGTSPVRDFRTWRRTARSKVEEHLFTERDSTPYDPSFDEGERAEADGYTRESVTLSLTRYERVRGLLLTPHGTGPFPAVLLLHDHGSTFDIGKEKLVRPWNDDTRLASAQAWADRCFGGRFVGDELARRGYVVLALDAFGWGDRGPVTYEQQQALASNFFNLGSSLAGLMAREDVRAARFLAGLDRVDRRRVAAVGFSMGAFRAWQTAALSDEVAAAASVCWMTGLKEVMVPGNNILRGQSAYCMLHPGLARHLDFPDVASIAAPRPMLFFHGAQDTLFPAEGVRVAYGKLRAVWRSRHAGERLRTEVWPGLGHVFTVPQQDEVFSWLDSVL; encoded by the coding sequence ATGAGCAGGGGGACTGAGCGGTCACCGCTGGGCCGGCGGGGTTTCGTGACGGGCGCGGGGGCGGCGGCGCTGTTCGGCGCGGCGGGGGCGGGAGCGGACGCGTCCACGGCGCACGCGGCACAGGCCGCGGGCGTTGTGGAGGGCAGCCTCCCCGACTTCCACCCCCTCCTCAAGGACGAGCTGCGCTTCCCGCTCGCCTGGGGCACCTCCCCGGTCCGGGACTTCCGGACCTGGCGGCGGACGGCCCGCTCGAAGGTCGAGGAGCACCTGTTCACCGAGCGGGACAGCACCCCGTACGACCCCTCGTTCGACGAGGGCGAGCGGGCCGAGGCCGACGGGTACACGCGGGAGTCGGTGACGCTCTCCCTCACCCGGTACGAGCGGGTCCGCGGCCTCCTGCTCACCCCGCACGGCACCGGCCCGTTCCCCGCCGTCCTGCTGCTCCACGACCACGGGTCGACATTCGACATAGGCAAGGAGAAACTGGTCCGGCCCTGGAACGACGACACGCGCCTGGCCTCCGCGCAGGCCTGGGCGGACCGGTGTTTCGGCGGACGGTTCGTCGGTGACGAGCTGGCCCGGCGCGGATACGTGGTCCTCGCCCTGGACGCGTTCGGCTGGGGCGACCGCGGCCCGGTCACCTACGAGCAGCAGCAGGCCCTGGCAAGCAACTTCTTCAATCTGGGGTCGTCGCTCGCCGGGCTCATGGCCCGCGAGGACGTGCGCGCCGCCCGCTTCCTGGCGGGCCTCGACCGGGTGGACCGGCGCCGGGTCGCCGCCGTCGGCTTCTCCATGGGGGCCTTCCGCGCCTGGCAGACGGCCGCCCTCAGCGACGAGGTCGCGGCCGCGGCGAGCGTGTGCTGGATGACCGGGCTGAAGGAGGTCATGGTGCCCGGCAACAACATCCTGCGCGGCCAGTCCGCCTACTGCATGCTGCATCCCGGGCTCGCCCGCCACCTCGACTTCCCCGACGTGGCGAGCATCGCCGCCCCCAGGCCCATGCTCTTCTTCCACGGCGCCCAGGACACCCTGTTCCCCGCGGAGGGCGTCCGGGTCGCGTACGGGAAACTGCGCGCCGTCTGGCGCTCCCGGCACGCGGGGGAGCGGCTGCGCACCGAGGTCTGGCCCGGGCTGGGCCACGTGTTCACCGTGCCGCAGCAGGACGAGGTGTTCAGCTGGCTCGACTCCGTTCTGTGA
- a CDS encoding pectate lyase: protein MTPRPEHPARHRRRTDRRRAVVSGASALALTAAAMLTSTMTSTASAATTWPTATGSQAVPATIAVSGTRDGGYKRYYGSGDLAGDGQEEGQDPIFQLADGATLKNVIIGSPGADGVHCQGSCTLQNVWWEDVGEDAATFKGGNSAVYTVYGGGAKKAADKVFQHNGGGKLVVSKFAVQDFKTLYRSCGNCSTQYKRTSIFNTVEVTTPGSRLVGINTNYGDTAALRNITIIGDSSKKIVPCQKYTGNNTGAEPTTNGSGPDGTYCDYTASDITYR, encoded by the coding sequence ATGACCCCCAGGCCGGAACACCCCGCACGCCACCGCCGAAGGACCGACCGCCGACGTGCCGTCGTCTCGGGGGCGTCCGCCCTCGCCCTGACCGCGGCCGCGATGCTCACCAGCACGATGACGTCGACGGCGAGCGCCGCCACCACCTGGCCGACCGCCACCGGCAGCCAGGCCGTCCCGGCGACCATCGCCGTCTCCGGCACCCGGGACGGGGGCTACAAGCGCTACTACGGCAGCGGCGACCTCGCCGGTGACGGCCAGGAGGAGGGGCAGGACCCGATCTTCCAGCTCGCCGACGGTGCGACGCTGAAGAACGTCATCATCGGCAGCCCCGGCGCCGACGGCGTCCACTGCCAGGGCAGTTGCACGCTCCAGAACGTCTGGTGGGAGGACGTCGGCGAGGACGCCGCGACCTTCAAGGGCGGCAACTCCGCCGTCTACACCGTGTACGGCGGCGGCGCGAAGAAGGCCGCGGACAAGGTCTTCCAGCACAACGGCGGCGGCAAGCTCGTCGTGTCGAAGTTCGCGGTCCAGGACTTCAAGACCCTCTACCGCTCGTGCGGCAACTGCTCGACGCAGTACAAGCGCACCTCGATCTTCAACACCGTCGAGGTGACCACGCCCGGTTCGCGGCTGGTCGGCATCAACACCAACTACGGCGACACCGCCGCCCTGCGCAACATCACGATCATCGGGGACAGCAGCAAGAAGATCGTGCCGTGCCAGAAGTACACCGGCAACAACACCGGAGCCGAACCGACCACGAACGGATCAGGTCCGGACGGAACCTACTGCGACTACACGGCATCTGACATCACGTACCGGTGA
- a CDS encoding sugar ABC transporter substrate-binding protein, translated as MKSSIRRSSRGARRSVTAVAVSAVLALTATACGDDGNGSSGDKGAEGSGKGEITFWDNNGGVRTDIWKEIIADFEKANPDIDVKYVPIAATEYQSKVDTSIQAKGLPDVGGVGAAMLAGFAAQNALEPLDDRLGKSSLNGKLNEDMVKSLKAAGGGGADDSTLYSVPTSANNGVLYYRTDLFKSAGLEAPTTWDAFYEAADKLTDKDENAFGYTIRGGAGSIAQALDAMYGQSGITSFWDAGNEKTTVDDPKNVAALEKYTGLFKKVTPAADLNNDFTKMVAQWDSGTIGMLNHNLGSYQDHVKALGADKFRGIPQPIGPGGKRVQVSNPVDGLGIFKTSKNKDAAWKFIEFATAEAQNSKFNESAGQVPANTDAAKAAWVSKAEPTELAAEALSDGSTTIVQLPYYLPDWNTISKTDNEPAFQKVLNGSLSEKEFLGTLADQLNEAQAEWNEQKG; from the coding sequence ATGAAGAGCAGCATCCGCAGGAGCAGCAGAGGAGCGCGCCGCTCCGTCACCGCCGTCGCCGTGAGCGCCGTGCTCGCGCTGACGGCCACCGCGTGCGGCGACGACGGCAACGGTTCGTCGGGCGACAAGGGCGCCGAAGGCAGCGGCAAGGGCGAGATCACCTTCTGGGACAACAACGGCGGTGTCCGCACCGACATCTGGAAGGAGATCATCGCCGACTTCGAGAAGGCGAACCCGGACATCGACGTCAAGTACGTCCCGATCGCCGCCACCGAGTACCAGTCGAAGGTCGACACCTCCATCCAGGCCAAGGGTCTGCCGGACGTCGGCGGTGTCGGCGCGGCGATGCTCGCGGGCTTCGCCGCGCAGAACGCGCTGGAGCCGCTGGACGACCGCCTCGGCAAGTCCTCGCTGAACGGCAAGCTCAACGAGGACATGGTCAAGTCGCTGAAGGCGGCGGGCGGCGGCGGCGCCGACGACAGCACGCTGTACTCGGTGCCGACCTCCGCCAACAACGGCGTCCTGTACTACCGCACCGACCTGTTCAAGTCGGCCGGTCTGGAGGCGCCGACCACCTGGGACGCGTTCTACGAGGCCGCCGACAAGCTCACCGACAAGGACGAGAACGCCTTCGGCTACACCATCCGCGGGGGCGCCGGGTCCATCGCCCAGGCACTGGACGCGATGTACGGGCAGTCCGGCATCACGTCCTTCTGGGACGCCGGCAACGAGAAGACCACGGTCGACGACCCGAAGAACGTGGCGGCCCTGGAGAAGTACACGGGCCTCTTCAAGAAGGTCACGCCGGCCGCCGACCTCAACAACGACTTCACCAAGATGGTCGCGCAGTGGGACTCCGGCACGATCGGCATGCTCAACCACAACCTGGGCTCCTACCAGGACCATGTGAAGGCGCTGGGCGCCGACAAGTTCCGCGGCATCCCGCAGCCGATCGGGCCCGGCGGCAAGCGGGTCCAGGTGTCCAATCCCGTCGACGGGCTCGGCATCTTCAAGACCTCCAAGAACAAGGACGCCGCCTGGAAGTTCATCGAGTTCGCCACGGCGGAGGCGCAGAACTCCAAGTTCAACGAGTCCGCGGGGCAGGTGCCGGCCAACACCGATGCCGCGAAGGCGGCGTGGGTCTCGAAGGCCGAGCCGACCGAGCTGGCCGCCGAGGCGCTGAGCGACGGGTCCACCACGATCGTGCAGCTGCCGTACTACCTGCCCGACTGGAACACCATCTCCAAGACGGACAACGAGCCGGCGTTCCAGAAGGTGCTGAACGGGTCGTTGAGCGAGAAGGAGTTCCTGGGCACGCTTGCCGATCAGCTCAACGAGGCGCAGGCGGAGTGGAACGAGCAGAAGGGTTAG